The following coding sequences are from one Loxodonta africana isolate mLoxAfr1 chromosome 18, mLoxAfr1.hap2, whole genome shotgun sequence window:
- the PSMB3 gene encoding proteasome subunit beta type-3, producing MSIMSYNGGAVMAMKGKNCVAIASDRRFGIQAQMVTTDFQKIFPMGDRLYIGLAGLATDVQTVAQRLKFRLNLYELKEGRQIKPYTLMSMVANLLYEKRFGPYYTEPVIAGLDPKTFKPFICSLDLIGCPMVTDDFVVSGTCAEQMYGMCESLWEPDMDPEHLFETISQAMLNAVDRDAVSGMGVIVHIIEKDKITTRTLKARMD from the exons ATG TCTATTATGTCCTATAACGGAGGGGCCGTCATGGCCATGAAGGGGAAGAACTGTGTGGCCATCGCGTCCGACAGGCGCTTCGGGATTCAGGCCCAGATGGTGACCACAGACTTCCAGAAGATCTTTCCCATGGGAGACCGTCTGTACATCGGCCTGGCGGGGCTCGCCACTGACGTCCAGACTGT TGCCCAGCGCCTCAAGTTCCGGCTGAACCTGTATGAGCTGAAGGAGGGTCGGCAGATCAAACCTTACACTCTCATGAGCATGGTGGCCAACCTCTTATATGAGAAACG GTTTGGCCCCTACTACACTGAGCCCGTCATCGCTGGGTTGGACCCCAAGACCTTTAAGCCCTTCATTTGCTCTCTGGACCTGATCGGCTGCCCCATGGTGACTGACGACTTTGTGGTCAGTGGCACTTGTGCCGAACAAATGTACGGGATGTGCGAGTCCCTCTGGGAGCCTGACATG GACCCAGAACACTTATTTGAAACCATCTCCCAAGCCATGCTGAACGCAGTGGATCGGGATGCAGTGTCCGGGATGGGAGTCATTGTCCACATCAT TGAGAAAGACAAAATCACCACCAGGACGCTGAAGGCCCGGATGGACTAA